TTGACTCACTCAGTGACAAGTTCCATCTGCCAACAAACACCCTATATTGTTTAATCTCACGCACTTGTCCTGTGCCCCCTCCTGGGCCTCCGCGTGTCCCAATCGACATAAATGAATTGGAGTGAGTGAGGCAAGGGCAGTTGAAGTAATTATGATCCAGTCGACAATGCTGGTGGAGTGTTATTTCTTGACCAATCAACTCTCTTACATGGTGCATTTCCCTCTATAAATGCTGAAGCTACTTGCTCTTGTTGGTACCATATTAACAAGCTCAGCTCTgagttttctttcttgcttgcTTCCGTTCATCCATCAATCAAAGCTTTCTGttgcaatttttttgaagTCTCAATGGGTTTTCGTCTTCCTCACATCTTTGCTTTTCTCACTGTAAAGCTTTGtaactttgatttgttttcatttttcatgtcTGCTAGTTTAATTTTCTCATCTCATACGTACTAATGAGAGTTCAAAATGTTGCAGCTCACACTGGTGGCAAGCCATGCTGCTCTACCACCTCAGCTTTACTGGAACTCTGTCTTGCCAAACACTCAAATGCCAAAATCCATCAGTGAACTTCTCCAGCCTGGTTAGTATTTAGAATCTGATACAAGCTCatatattttgtgtttctGTAAGTGATTTGATCCTTTGGCATAGTAAATTTGTATTGTAAAAGAGGAAGGGAGAGGAGTGGCTTTAAAGGAATACTTCATTAAAATCGGATTCTCTAGCTTCCATAGaacattaattttgagttacATGTacgcttttttttaaaattgttacatatatatatatatatatatatatgtcaataAAAGGCACAATAAAAAAAGTCATGCCAAATTGACCAGGATAGAATCGTGTAAACTGTTATTGGCACTTAAAAAAAGTCATTTAGCACTTCCCACCGTGCAATTTTTCCCTCATGATTTTACAGGGGAGGGGTGCGTAACGTTTTTTGTGTGTGCTAATGATAGCTCCCTGTAAAACCTTTTATATAtgatctgaaaattttaagaaacATGTCTCAGTTCTAACTAAATTTCACTCATCTTCTCACTTGTTCTCCATTTATGTGGTTAAATTTTGTAGACTTTGCTGAAGAAAAGGGCACCACTGTCGGCGTTGGGAAGGGAGGGGTGAATGTCCAAGCCGGGAAAGGGAAGCCAGGTGGCGGCACCAACGTGAATGTCGGAGGCAAAGGCGGTGGTGTCGGGGTGACCACCGGGAAGCCTGGAGGAGGAACCAACGTTGGTGTTGGCAAAGGAGGAGTGGCTGTGAACACAGGGCACAAGGGAAAGCCTGTGTATGTTGGAGTGAAGCCAGGACCAAACCCTTTCGACTACGAATATGCAGCCACTGAGACTCAGCTACATGGAAATCGAAACGCAGCTATTTTCTTCTCGGAGAAGGACATACGTCCTGGCACAAGCATGACCTTGACGTTCTCTGGAAACTCAAACACCGCGGCTTTCGTGCCACGCAAAACAGCGGATTCCATCCCCTTCTCGTCCAACAAGCTGCCAGAGATTTTCAGCCAGTTTTCGGTGAAGCCGGAGTCTGTGGAAGCTGATATAATCAAGGGGACAATTGAAGAGTGTGAGAGCTCAGGCATCAGAGGAGAGGAGAAGTATTGTGCTACCTCTTTGGAGTCAATGGTTGACTTCAGCACTTCCAAGCTTGGAGGAAACATTCAAGCAATCTCAACAGAGGCAGAGAAAGGAGCCACGTTGCAGAAGTACACTATTATCCCTGGAGTGAAGAAGCTGGCAGCTGGTAAATCAGTTGTGTGCCACAAGCAGACCTATCCTTATGCTGTTTTCTACTGCCatgcaacaaaaacaacaagagcTTACGTGGTGCCTCTGAAGGGTGCTGATGGGTTGGAGGCTAAAGCAGTAGCAGTTTGCCACACAGACACATCAGAGTGGAACCCAAAGCATTTGGCCTTCCAAGTGCTAAAAGTTAAGCCAGGAACCGTTCCCGTCTGCCATTTCCTTCCGAAAGATCACATTGTCTGGGTTCCAAAGAAATCTACATGATTTTTTGAACCCAGATATGATCAGTTCCACATATATGATCACCTTAGCGTAGTGCCAAACAGTTTGAAATTAAACCGATCGAATCCATCCGATTACTTCTCGTCACTATGTATTTCAGCAACCTACATCTATACTCATAAAGCATGCTGTAGTGGACATGTTCTACTTTCAGTTAATAGATAATATGATTTGGCCTTCTGTTGCTACTTGCGTTCTGCTTATAAGCACTCCATTTTATCCCTGAATCAGAAATTAAATGCTCCATTTTAAATAGAATAAAATTCAGGCTACTACATCAAACATCTCAGGGTACTTTACCAGCTATATATAACGAAAATCAAACATCTCAGAAATTAAATGCTCCATTTGTGAGCAGGAGAcatattattcatttattattataaatcacaacatgaaaattatgttattttatacaaattcgAAACgaaaattgaagaagttgaGAGGTTAGCTTGCTACACAATCCATTGGAATCGGCAGAAGAGCGGTGAGGCTGCTTCATCACTACAACAATACGGACACTAAGATGGAATAGACCCGCCAATATGCCCAACGTCCTTGCTGCAATATGATGAGAGGCTATTCCTCCGGGAACAAAAGGATCAAAACCCTCCACACCCAAAGCTGGATTTACAGATTGTACCCTTCCGGTTAGTCCTTAAGAATCAGACACCCATATTTCAGGACCATAAAATCCTGTTACATGAAATGCACCAAAACTTGGTTTATGATTCACtcaattctttaattttccGATCCAAAGCAAGGAAGAATAAaggaccaaaaaaagaagaagaaaaagaagcaggTAACTCGAAACCAAATTATAAAGGAAAGATTTCGTTGCAATCAATATAGTAAAGTAATATAATAATTTCTAactatatttataattaagaaTGGGCATAGATGACATAAACCGACAATGGAACCTCTTAAATTTGCCGACTCTGTTTACAAGACGACAGTCTTCTATATAGGTGTAAAAGTGTTGGGCGTGTAGGTTTTAGAAAACACACTCATATGAAGTCGACGGTTTTAATTGGACCGTCATCTAAGTTAAATGCAGAACTTCAATTTTTAGCAAACGGAATATCAAAGTGCTATAGGAATTCGAATATGAGAACAAACCATTTTTCATTAAGCTAGACCCGCTGACAAAAGGGTTGATTGTAAGAAAGGAATGATTGTAAGAGCGGGATGATTGTATTTTTATGGAAGAGAAGAAGTACAACGTTGTGCGACATTAGATGGGTATAGAACTTGGTGGGTCAGGCTAATTTGCTCGCTTTCTATTCTACTTATAAGCTCTACAGCTCTTTCTTTGATTAGAAGGCTTACATGCCTATTTATATACAAGGTTGCCAACATGCCCTGCAGCCTCGTCATATCGACTTGGACATATCAATCTGCCAACCCACTATCACGAACTCCTACACAATTTCAGCACATGTGGGTATCTTCTAGTTTTTATAAATCTCAAATGTGCCACTTGCCGTTGCTTACCATATGAGCTAGCCCtggttttcttgtttctttctactggaggtttttttttcttctattgcAAAAGTTGAGGCATGATGGAGTTTCGTGAGTTTCGTCTCTCCCACACCTTTGCTTTTCTCACAGTAAGCTCTGTAATTAATTTGAGTTTTCCCTATGATTTTAGTGAAGTCacatataatttcaatttctttatttcttacaATTAGAGTTCAAATATACAGCTCACACTGGTAGAAAGGGCGAACCATGCTGCTTTACCGCCACCTCAACTTTACTTGTCGAACTCCTTCCTGCTAGACACACCAATCTCCAAAGCTCTCAGTGGACTTATCCAACCTGGTTTGTATTTACAACCTTAGTTCAGTGAGCTCCTCTTCAAATATTTTACTGTTGACTTTTGTATCCATTTTTGTACATACCATCTCAATTTGTATTTACAACCTTAGTTCAGTGAGCCCCTGTTTGGCCGGTTGTTTTAAACCCCCGACACCTCCGTTCATAGCCACATGTTCTAATCCTCTGAGCTACATACCCCACCTCGTCTTCACTGGATCTGTTCTTTGGAGTACCCTAAAATAGAAACATTTCATCTCCCGAACCTCCTTCAACCATTTTACTGATGGCCAAATTTTGCATTACTCATCGTCCTTGCagtttgtttttctcttgCATTTTCATTCGTGTAGTTTAATTTGGTTCCCCTGCTAATAATCAGTTGTATCTGCTCCAATAAAACGAATCCCATAAGAAGAGGCTGTTTTCGCCCTTCattgaaaaaatcaacaattaCTAATTAGACTACTAACTGCCATAACATACTGTGATCccaaaaaatcccaaacagaAAATCTTGGACAGTTTCACACCCAAGCATGACAACTAATATAGGAATTAAATTTTAGGCCACTGCATGCTCTCTATTTGTCCAAAACAAgtcaagaaaaacaagagcTTAGCCACTGCATGCTCCGCATTTTtcctaaaaaaagaagaagaagaaaacaaagatttcAGGCCACTGCATCTGCATGCTCTGCCTTTCTGGTTTCATCCACTAGTTTTACACCTAATCACTACAAGTAGTGCAGTTGAGGTCCCTCTACAAGTAGTGCACCACCTAATTCCCATGAAAGCTAGCTCTGAGTTTTCCTGTTTCTCTCTTCAGTGGTGTTTCTGTTGCAAAAGACCCGCCTAGCCGGCCGATTTTTCAAAAACTTGAATGGCGCTTTTTtatttagatttattttttactgGCGGGTCTGGCATCTCTGCAAATACATCAAGCTAGGGTTTTAGCGACTCACGTTTATCAACAACGTAAAGGTTAGCTCTTCCCAACAATTCactctgtttttttccttctgtgCAGTCTTTATGCTGTGACTTAGAGTGCTTTCGTTTGAAATTTCTCAAATTGTCGATAGCTCTGAACAAGTAGTCGAGTTGTTAAAATGGAGCTTTGTGATAAATATTGGGCTCTTTCTATTGAATAAGTCCATGTTTCACCTGAATTTCGTCtctttgaaaattcaaaccctAGAAGCTGAGAAATTGCAATTGAAATTCagtattttccattttctgttttggtttATGTTATGTTTGGTTGCTAGGAAGCTGAtgatgaacaaatatatattcacAACTTGAATTGTGAATTCGTATATTGCATTAATTGATAATATTGGTACACAAGGTAAGATTTTATACAGAACCTATGTGCTATTCTAAGTAAGCAGATCCTAGAATAAAGCTAATTATATTTACATCCTATAGTCACTCTATCCCAAGAGTTGACAATATCGGAAGCTCCAATCACTCTCAATCAGATTGTGTAATTGATTTTCCTTTAACAAGTTTcatgtttcttttgttgtatTGAATAGTTTAGTTACAAACTGAGTTGGTCTGGTTAACTGACCCAAAAGGAGTACGCTGCTTTCTGGGGCTCCAATTGCTGAGTCATctcttcttttgaattttttccttttaaatttcattttggtcAACTCTCAGTAATGTAATGTGGGGGAAATGCAGCTTTTGGATCCATAATACAGCTGCTGTAGAAGAGGAAAAACCCTCATCTTTGGCCAAAAAATTGCTGAATCATTGGTTGAGATTCAGTTCAGGTTTACCAAAACAAACATAACACTTTAGTGAGTTTGACAGGATATTGCCTGGACTACTCACGGGCAACGTGCCACGCCTGAAACCTTGGAAATTGGCAGAGGTGGGGAAGGATTGGGGTGAATATAGTGTTTTCTAATTAATGTTGTCTACGCCACAATGCAGGCTGCATCCCTCAAAGAAAAGATTAGACGAACGTTTGGTGGAGAGCATGTACGTTTCAAGTTTATCTTCCTTTGGTCGAGTATTAGGTGGATAAATATGGAATGAAAATGCTAATTTGAACACTTTTTATCTGCAATTAGCGAGAAGTGtttcctattttttctttaaatttttttttttatgaactaCCCGTAGAACAATAGCTAGTTGGTGTCTCCTATTTAAAATTAGGATGCCCAAATTTCTGACTTTTAACTGTCTGAAATCACAAAAACTTGTATTTGATAGCTTTATAGGATTTATGGTAGAGATGAGACCAGCTTATTTCTGAAACCATTATCGTGTGATTCTTCTGcattctgtttttctttttatggcTGGTGCCTTCAGATAAACAGCACAGAAAATAGATCAGTGCTTCATGTAGCTCTTCATGCTCCAAGGGATGCAGTTATACACACTGATGGGAAAAATGTGGTCCCAGATTTGGGAAGTTCTGGACAAGATCCAAAAGTTTTCTGAGAGTATTCGAAGTGGATTTTGGGTAATcactacaattttttttagtatccATTTTGGGTCCATATTGCCTGAATTGTTAAGTAATTGGCAATTCTGGTAGGTTGGTGCCACAGGAAAAGCCCTGAAGGATGTCATTGCTGTTGGTATCAGCGGCAGCTTCTTAGGTCCTCTTCAAACAGGTTTAGATGATGCTTTCCATTTTGTCAATTTATAACTCTATTTTGCAGTCTTGTGTACTATTTAGTGTGAGTTTCCTTGTGAAAATGATTAAGCTTGCTTTGGAATAAACATTGGGTAGTGTTCACTGGTTtgattatataatttaaagagtatagccgcgcggctatacgtttaaaatatattatttacaGAATAAAGCCGCGCGGCCAtacttttttaatatattatttcaaGAGCATAGCCgtttgttttataaataaggTCCCGAATAGGCGGCCGATTTTTCGAAAACTTGAATGGcgtttttttttggatttcttttttttctggcGGGTTTGGCATCTCTGCAAATACATCAAGCTAGGGTTTTAGCGACTATATTGAAGACATCAAATCAGGTTGAGAGGGAAAATGTGAGggagaagaaattttttgaagaattAAACTTAGTTTACCTAgactgcattttttttttcattgctcATAACTTCGACTCCAGTTCTTCAATTAACTGCATCTAGAATATTGGTTCTGATCATTATTTCATCCCTTTCAATCCTATTTCAATGCATTCAGACGCTGAAGAACTGTTCAACGAGCATAAAGATCAATTTTCTCCGATATGAGCAGTCGAGTGAGTGCAAAACTATGAGGGACAACAGCGTAAGTTATGATCTGCGGCAGCAAAGGTAGATGCTTGAAGATGTATTTGTCAAGGAAATGGGGTGCCTAACTCATGGTCAAAAATGGGggtacctaacttaggcattctttggtcaaaataagaggtgcctaacttaggcaatctttggtcaaaataaggggtgcctaacttaggcaacctatgttcttttgaagcctatataaatccccacaactctcatttgtaatgcatcccaaaagaattagagagagtttgagagaaaagcttaagagcaaagcttgtgaaagaattttgtgagaaaaattcttagtataatttggggtgggttgtgagttgtgagtgttgtaaacactttgtatattttctccctttagtAAAATGATCTGCAGCAGGTCCGGAGACGCAGGCACAATTGGCTGAACTCCGttatcaaatttgtgtgtcttatttctTCTGTTATTTCGCATCCTCACTAATCTGGTTTATAGGGAAATCTGCGTCATTTCCTAACaactggtatcagagcatttggtggtgattctgtcaattttttgCGAGGAATTGTCAGAAACGATCCATAGGAAGTCAGGTTCGAGTGGGAGCGATGGCTGCAGACGAAGggaagatgaaaattgaaaagttcgACGGTGCGGACTTCGGCTTTTGGAAGATGCAGATCGAAGATTATCTGCATCAGAAAAAGCTTTATCAACCTCTTTCAGAAAATAAGCCAGAGGGTATGAATGATGAAGACTGGACTCTTCTTGACAGACAAGCCCTCGGAGTTATCCGATTGACGCTATCCCGCAATGTTGCTTTCAACATAGCAAAGGAAAAGACCACGGCAGGTCTTATGGCCGCTCTTTCCAGTATGTATGAGAAACCATCAGCCTCTAacaaagttcacttgatgAGGCGGTTATTCAATTTGCGGATGACGGAAGGCGCATCGGTAGCTCAACATCTCAATGAACTCAATACAGTCACAACCCAGTTGAGTTCagttggaattgaatttgatgaagaagtacGAGCATTGATACTTTTGTCTTCTCTACCAGAAAGTTGGAATGCTTCTGTCACGGCTGTGAGTAGCTCGTCGGGAAGCAATAAGTTGACATTTGATGATGTTCGTGATCTGGTTCTCAGCGAAGAGATCCGACGGAGAGAGTCGGGTGAATCGTCAAcctcttctgttttgcatacagagtcaagaggaagaaattcaACCAGAGGGAATGGACGTGGCAGATCGAACTACCGAGGTAGATCAAAGGACAGGAGGCCCAAATCCAGGAATCCTAATAATTCCCATAGCTCGAAGACCGTCGAGTGTTGGAACTGCGGGAAGATCGGGCACTATAAGAATCAGTGCAAGAGTGCATCGAAGGACCATGAGGCGAAGGGAGAGGCAAATGTTACTTCCACCTCAGGAGGAGATGATGCGTTGATATGCTCTTTGGAGAGCAATGAAGAGTCTTGGGTGTTAGACTCTGGAGCATCATTCCATGCTACTTCGCAGAAACAATTCTTCGAGAggtatgtcccctgaaacctTGGAAAGGTATACCTTGGTAATGATCAACCTTGTGCTATTATTGGTAAAGGTGTAGTGAAGATTAAGTTGAACGGGTCTGTTTGGGAGTTGAAGGATGTCAGGCATATTCCCGACCTGAGAAAGAACTTAATCTCAATAGGGCAGTTGGCTAGCGAAGGCTACACTACGATCTTTCATGGTGATGATTGGAAGATTTCAAAGGGCGCAATGATGGTTGCTCGAGGCAAAAAGAATGGTACTCTTTTCATGACAGCAGGGGCGCGCTgttcaattgcaattgcagcagGAAATGAAAATCCCAATATGTGGCACCAGAGACTTGGCCACATGAGTGAGAAGGGGATGAAAATTATGCACTCGAAGGGGAAACTTCCAGGTCTAGAGTCGGTTGGGATAGACATGTGCTAAGATTGCATATTTGGAAAACAGAAGAGGGTCAGCTTTCAGACAAGTGGCAGAACCCCAAAGAAGGAAAGGCTAGAGCTCGTTCtctctgatgtttggggaccaacgaccatttcatccattggtggGAAACACTACTTCGTGACTTTCATCGATGATCACTCTCGGAAGGTATGGGTTTACTTTCTAAAGCATAAGTCTGAAGTGTTTGAGGTTTTCAAGAGATGGAAAgctatggttgaaaatgagaCAGGTCTAAAGATTAAAAGGCTCAGAAccgacaatggtggtgaatatgaAGACACCAGATTCAAGAAGTTCTGCTATGAGCAAGGAATCAGAATGGAGAGAACTGTACCAGGTACGCCTCAACATAATGGTGTAGCTGAGCGTATGAACCGAACGTTGACAGAAAGAGCCAGAAGCATTCGTATACAGGCAGGTCTACCGAAGCAGTTCTGGGCAGAAGCAGTCAACACAGCAGCTTACTTGATCAACCGAGGCCCATCGGTTCCATTGGAGCATAGAATACCAGAGGAGGTATGGAGCgaaaaagagataaaactaTCACATCTAAAAGTTTTCGGTTGTGTAGCATATGTGCATATTAGTGATCAAGGCAGGAATAAGCTTGATCCCAAATCTAAGAAATGCACCTTCATTGGCTATGGCGAGGATGAATTTGGCTACCGCATTTGGGATAACGAAAACAAGAAGGTGATCCGCAGCAGAGATGtgatttttaatgaaagaatGATGTACAAGGACAGACACAAAAACGACACCAGCAACACAGAGCAGAGTGTGCCAATATTTATAGATGCAGATGATGTCCCAGATAGTCTCGTGACGGAGCCGATGGTAGCAAGTCCTCAGCTAGAGGAACTCGTTGGACAAAGCAGTGCGCAGCAGTCCGACACACTGCAACCTTCTACTCCAGCTCCTGTATTGAGAAGGTCTTCTCGGCCACATGTGCCTAATAGGAGATACATGAACTATTTGTTGCTGACTGATGGAGGTGAGCCTGAATGCTATGATGAAGCTTGTCAGACTAGAGATGCTAGCAAGTGGGAGCTTGCCATGAAAGACGAGATGAGGTCTCTGATCTCCAACCAGACATGGGAACTAGCTGAGTTACCCGTGGGGAAGAAGGCACTTCACAACAAATGGGTGTACCGAGTGAAAGAAGAACATGATGGTTCTAAGAGATACAAAGCCCGACTAGTTGTCAAAGGATTCCAGCAGAAGGAAGGAGTTGACTATACCGACATTTTTGCTCCCGTTGTGAAGCTTAATACTATCATATCAGTGTTGAGTATTGTTGCCATTGAAGATCTTTATCTTGAACAGTTAGACGTGAAGACCGCATTTCTTCACGGGGACTTGGATGAGGAGATATACATGCACCAGCCAGAAGGTTTCTCAGAAAGAGGGAATAAGAACATGGTGTGCAGACttaagaagagtttgtatggcctgaaacaagctccaagacaGTGGGACAAAAAGTTTGACAGTTTCATGCACAAGGAAGGTTTCCAGAAGTGTAACGCCGACCACTGTTGCTACTTTAAAAGATATAGGTCCAGTTATATCATTTTACTACTTTATGTCGATGATATGTTAGTAGCAGGTTCAGATATGGATGATATCAGAAGGTTGAAGAAGCAATTGTCAAAGGAGTTTGACATGAAGGACTTGGGTCCAGCAAAGAAGATTCTTGGAATGCAAATCACAAGAGATAAGCATAGAGGGATTTTGCAGTTATCTCAGACAGAGTACATCAACCGTGTTTTGCAGAGATTCAACATGGGTGACGCCAAGCCAGTTAGCACACCCTTGGCAAGTCACTTTCACTTATCCAAGGATCAATCCCCTCAGacggaggaagagagagatctcATGGCTAAGGTTCCTTACGCCTCAGCAATTGGGAGTTTGATGTACGCAATGGTCTGTACGAGACCAGACATTGGCCATGCAGTGGGAGTTGTTAGCAGTTTTATGTCAAATCCAGGGAAAGCTCATTGGGAAGCAGTAAAGTGGATTTTAAGATATCTACAAGGCACCACAGAGAAATGTTTG
The window above is part of the Prunus dulcis chromosome 1, ALMONDv2, whole genome shotgun sequence genome. Proteins encoded here:
- the LOC117614144 gene encoding BURP domain protein RD22; translated protein: MGFRLPHIFAFLTLTLVASHAALPPQLYWNSVLPNTQMPKSISELLQPDFAEEKGTTVGVGKGGVNVQAGKGKPGGGTNVNVGGKGGGVGVTTGKPGGGTNVGVGKGGVAVNTGHKGKPVYVGVKPGPNPFDYEYAATETQLHGNRNAAIFFSEKDIRPGTSMTLTFSGNSNTAAFVPRKTADSIPFSSNKLPEIFSQFSVKPESVEADIIKGTIEECESSGIRGEEKYCATSLESMVDFSTSKLGGNIQAISTEAEKGATLQKYTIIPGVKKLAAGKSVVCHKQTYPYAVFYCHATKTTRAYVVPLKGADGLEAKAVAVCHTDTSEWNPKHLAFQVLKVKPGTVPVCHFLPKDHIVWVPKKST
- the LOC117615426 gene encoding glucose-6-phosphate isomerase, cytosolic-like encodes the protein MLQGMQLYTLMGKMWSQIWEVLDKIQKFSESIRSGFWVGATGKALKDVIAVGISGSFLGPLQTDAEELFNEHKDQFSPI